One segment of Bdellovibrionota bacterium DNA contains the following:
- the polX gene encoding DNA polymerase/3'-5' exonuclease PolX encodes MNLQADRHQVAEALEEIAVLLELKGENPFKVRAYSAGARTLESVDGDLGSLMSSGRLWEMKGIGAALKEKITELAQTGKLVYLEKLRKEFPETLFDLLKVQGLGPKKVKVLYEELGIESLEQLEKACRENRLLKLAGFGQKTQEKVLKGIEFLHTASGRYLYGDVIDTAEGILHKMKKWKEIERVSLGGSLRRGKEMVKDVDIVAASTKPQAVMDKFVAMPGVVQVLAHGETKSSVILGKGLQCDLRVVTDKEFPYALHHFTGSKEHNTAMRTRAKETGFKMNEYGLFKGEKLVPCNDEAAIFKALGLAYIPPELREDNGEIEAAERGKIPELIELGDLRGFFHVHSTYSDGRNTLAEMVAAAAEMDIEYIGISEHSQTAFYAGGLKEADIDRQFTELDHLQKKYPKLRIFRGVESDILPDGSLDYPDRVLKNFDFVIGSVHASFNMPEEEMTKRCVRALENPYCTILGHPTGRLLLNREAFKIDLHAIIDRAANLGKIVELNANPYRLDLDWRVVGYAKEKRVRLAIDPDAHDTKGLSDIRFGINMARKGGLTKRDVFNTLPVAAMEKALAQTRTH; translated from the coding sequence CTCCTGGAACTCAAAGGGGAAAACCCTTTCAAAGTCAGAGCTTATTCCGCAGGCGCCCGAACGCTTGAATCCGTGGACGGGGACCTCGGATCGCTGATGAGCTCCGGTCGACTTTGGGAAATGAAGGGGATCGGCGCGGCGTTAAAGGAAAAGATCACGGAGTTGGCCCAGACCGGAAAGCTTGTGTATCTGGAAAAGCTCCGAAAGGAGTTCCCCGAAACACTTTTTGATCTCTTGAAGGTCCAGGGACTCGGACCCAAGAAAGTGAAAGTTCTCTACGAAGAGCTTGGCATCGAGTCGCTCGAACAACTGGAAAAGGCATGCAGGGAGAATCGGCTGTTAAAGCTCGCCGGATTCGGCCAGAAGACGCAGGAGAAAGTCTTGAAAGGGATTGAATTTCTCCATACCGCATCCGGTCGCTATCTCTACGGCGACGTCATTGATACCGCCGAAGGAATTCTGCACAAGATGAAAAAATGGAAAGAGATCGAGCGGGTATCTTTGGGCGGGAGTCTCCGACGTGGAAAGGAAATGGTCAAAGATGTCGACATCGTGGCGGCGTCGACGAAGCCGCAGGCCGTGATGGACAAGTTCGTTGCAATGCCGGGCGTTGTTCAGGTGCTGGCGCATGGAGAAACAAAGTCCAGCGTGATTCTGGGGAAGGGACTTCAGTGCGACCTTCGCGTCGTTACGGATAAAGAGTTCCCGTACGCTCTCCACCATTTCACGGGAAGCAAGGAACACAACACGGCGATGCGGACACGGGCGAAGGAGACGGGTTTTAAGATGAACGAGTACGGCCTCTTCAAAGGGGAGAAACTGGTTCCGTGCAATGACGAAGCGGCGATCTTCAAAGCGCTGGGGCTTGCGTACATTCCTCCCGAGCTTCGAGAGGATAACGGCGAGATTGAAGCGGCGGAAAGAGGGAAGATTCCGGAATTGATCGAATTGGGGGACCTCCGCGGTTTTTTTCACGTCCATTCCACATACAGCGACGGGCGCAACACATTAGCCGAGATGGTGGCCGCGGCGGCCGAGATGGATATTGAGTACATCGGAATCTCCGAGCACAGCCAAACCGCCTTTTACGCCGGCGGGCTGAAAGAGGCCGATATCGATCGGCAGTTCACAGAGCTCGATCACCTTCAGAAAAAGTATCCCAAGCTTCGGATCTTCCGAGGAGTGGAGTCGGATATCCTTCCGGACGGTTCTCTGGATTATCCGGACCGTGTGTTAAAGAACTTCGATTTCGTCATTGGATCGGTGCACGCCAGCTTCAATATGCCGGAAGAAGAGATGACGAAACGTTGCGTTAGGGCCTTGGAGAATCCCTATTGCACCATCTTGGGGCATCCGACAGGGCGCCTTTTATTGAATCGGGAGGCGTTCAAGATTGATTTGCACGCCATCATCGATCGCGCCGCTAATTTGGGGAAAATCGTCGAATTGAACGCCAATCCGTATCGGCTCGATCTGGATTGGCGCGTCGTCGGATACGCGAAGGAAAAAAGGGTTCGTTTGGCGATCGATCCCGATGCGCACGATACGAAGGGGCTTTCGGACATTCGATTCGGGATCAATATGGCTCGCAAAGGGGGGCTGACGAAGCGCGACGTGTTTAATACGTTGCCGGTGGCAGCCATGGAGAAGGCACTTGCCCAAACCCGCACGCACTAA